A genome region from Rattus norvegicus strain BN/NHsdMcwi chromosome 17, GRCr8, whole genome shotgun sequence includes the following:
- the Stard3nl gene encoding STARD3 N-terminal-like protein isoform X1, translating to MNHLPEDMENTLTGSQSSHASLRDIHSINPGQLMARIESYEGREKKGISDVRRTFCLFVTFDLLFVTLLWIIELNVNGGIENTLKKEVAHYDYYSSYFDIFLLAVFRFKVLILGYAVCRLRHWWAIALTTAVTSAFLLAKVILSKLFSQGAFGYVLPIISFILAWIETWFLDFKVLPQEAEEENRLLLVQDASERAALIPAGLSDGQFYSPPESEAGSEEEAEEKQDSEKPLLEL from the exons ATGAACCACCTTCCGGAAGACATGGAGAACACTCTGACAGGGAGCCAGAGCTCACACGCTTCTCTGCGTGACATCCATTCCATCAATCCTGGGCAGCTCATGGCCAGGATTGAGTCCtatgaaggaagggaaaagaaaggcatATCTGATGTCAGGAggactttttgtctttttgtcaCCTTTGACCTCTTATTTGTAACGTTACTGTGGATAATAGAGTTAAAT GTGAACGGAGGCATCGAGAACACCCTGAAGAAGGAGGTGGCTCACTATGACTACTACTCCTCTTACTTTGATATATTT CTTTTGGCAGTTTTTCGATTCAAAGTGCTGATACTTGGGTATGCTGTATGCAGATTACGCCATTGGTGGGCAATAGCG TTGACAACAGCAGTGACCAGTGCCTTTCTGTTAGCAAAAGTGATCCTCTCAAAG CTTTTCTCTCAAGGGGCGTTTGGCTATGTGTTGCCCATCATTTCCTTCATCCTCGCCTGGATTGAGACGTGGTTCCTGGATTTCAAAGTGTtacctcaggaagcagaggaagaaaaca GACTACTGCTAGTTCAGGATGCATCGGAGAGGGCAGCTCTCATCCCTGCAGGGCTCTCTGATGGTCAGTTTTACTCCCCTCCCGAGTCTGAAGCAG GATCtgaagaagaagctgaggaaaaaCAGGACAGTGAGAAACCGCTTTTAGAACTATGA